One genomic region from Anaeromusa acidaminophila DSM 3853 encodes:
- a CDS encoding putative polysaccharide biosynthesis protein: protein MTQEKSTSNRLLKGTLILTAAGMVVKVIGSLNWIILSRVLGGEGIGLYQMAFPLYLLALSLSTAGIPVAISILTAEKIAKNDVLGRRQLFRASFCFLTATGLILSLAMYWGAAWLIDAGFIRDGRAYYSLLALSPAVFLVTLIAGLRGYLQGWQHMTPTAVSQIVEQLFRVLAMLFFASLLLPQGLAFAAGGASLGAAAGAAAGLAVLLYYYARLRRQEKTISTAISSTTTPAESLGRLFKRLFKLALPVSLASLMLPVVANLDLLIVPVRLEAAGYSITQATELFGYLTGMGVPLVNLATMMTAALATSIVPSVSAVAALGQRQEVQNRITTAIRMTNLVIFPASGALYVLAVPVATVVYGAPQAGDVIQVLAFGVYLLGVHQVTTGVLQGLGRPTLPVINMGLAAVVKVVLNYVLTAIPSLGICGAAWATNADFGVAALLNYYWISRHTGFRTDWAELGKTILATLLMSAAIYEVLVFLLSYNIPLAWLLLPLILLATVLYAVILLACGGLTLADAEQVPFLGRRLATILLRMGVK, encoded by the coding sequence ATGACACAAGAAAAAAGTACCAGCAACCGACTTCTTAAGGGTACTTTGATCCTTACTGCAGCAGGTATGGTTGTTAAGGTCATCGGTTCTCTCAACTGGATTATTCTTTCTCGGGTCCTCGGCGGCGAAGGAATCGGCCTCTATCAAATGGCTTTTCCCCTTTACCTGCTGGCCCTGAGCCTTTCCACGGCAGGCATCCCTGTTGCCATTTCCATCCTCACCGCCGAAAAAATCGCTAAAAATGACGTTCTGGGACGACGGCAGCTTTTCCGAGCTTCTTTTTGTTTTCTCACCGCCACTGGTCTTATTTTGAGTTTGGCGATGTACTGGGGGGCCGCCTGGCTCATTGACGCCGGCTTTATCCGCGACGGACGCGCTTATTATTCTCTACTAGCCTTATCCCCAGCCGTCTTTCTGGTCACTCTCATTGCCGGCTTGCGCGGCTATCTGCAAGGCTGGCAACACATGACGCCTACTGCGGTTTCGCAAATCGTCGAGCAGCTTTTCCGAGTTTTAGCCATGCTTTTTTTTGCCAGCCTGCTGTTGCCCCAAGGCCTTGCCTTTGCCGCTGGCGGGGCCAGCTTGGGCGCTGCCGCCGGCGCCGCTGCCGGGTTGGCGGTATTGCTCTACTATTACGCCCGCTTACGCCGCCAAGAAAAAACCATCTCGACAGCTATTTCGTCTACAACAACACCCGCTGAATCCCTGGGGCGATTGTTTAAACGTCTTTTCAAATTAGCTTTGCCAGTATCCTTAGCCAGCTTAATGTTGCCTGTCGTTGCCAACTTGGATTTGCTCATCGTACCGGTTCGTCTGGAAGCGGCCGGTTACAGCATCACTCAAGCTACCGAACTGTTTGGCTATCTTACGGGCATGGGCGTCCCTTTGGTAAATCTAGCTACCATGATGACCGCCGCTCTGGCTACTAGTATTGTACCTTCCGTCTCTGCCGTCGCTGCCTTGGGGCAACGGCAGGAAGTGCAGAACCGCATTACCACGGCCATACGCATGACCAATCTCGTTATATTCCCCGCCTCCGGCGCTCTGTACGTTTTAGCAGTACCGGTAGCCACGGTTGTCTATGGCGCGCCACAAGCCGGAGACGTCATTCAAGTGCTGGCCTTTGGCGTTTACCTTTTGGGCGTACACCAGGTCACTACCGGCGTCCTGCAGGGACTGGGCCGCCCGACACTGCCTGTTATCAACATGGGCCTAGCCGCCGTAGTAAAGGTCGTCCTTAACTATGTGCTCACTGCCATACCTTCGCTGGGCATCTGCGGCGCCGCCTGGGCTACGAATGCAGATTTCGGCGTTGCCGCCCTGCTCAACTACTATTGGATTTCCCGTCACACCGGGTTTCGCACGGATTGGGCGGAATTGGGAAAAACCATACTAGCTACGCTGCTTATGTCTGCTGCAATCTATGAAGTTCTCGTCTTTTTACTGTCCTATAATATCCCCCTTGCTTGGCTTCTGCTCCCCTTGATTCTCCTAGCGACAGTCTTATATGCCGTTATTCTGCTGGCCTGCGGCGGCCTTACTTTGGCCGACGCCGAGCAGGTTCCCTTTCTGGGGCGTCGCCTGGCAACCATCTTGCTGCGCATGGGAGTGAAGTAA
- a CDS encoding flavodoxin yields the protein MKKIAVIYWSGTGNTQAMAQAVADGAKHDGADVVLLEASAASAADVATADAVAFGCPSMGAEELEETIMEPLVAECESALSGKSLALFGSYGWGNGEWMQEWESRMQKAGAQIVAEGLIVNGAPDATSLAQCEALGRQLR from the coding sequence ATGAAAAAAATTGCAGTAATTTATTGGAGCGGTACCGGGAATACGCAAGCGATGGCGCAGGCTGTAGCAGATGGGGCCAAGCACGACGGAGCGGACGTAGTTCTTTTAGAAGCGTCGGCCGCATCTGCGGCCGACGTTGCTACTGCCGATGCGGTGGCGTTCGGGTGCCCGTCTATGGGGGCGGAAGAATTAGAAGAAACGATAATGGAGCCCTTGGTAGCCGAATGTGAATCGGCGCTTTCCGGCAAATCATTGGCATTGTTTGGCTCTTATGGTTGGGGAAATGGAGAATGGATGCAAGAATGGGAAAGCCGTATGCAAAAAGCAGGTGCGCAAATCGTAGCGGAAGGATTGATTGTTAATGGCGCCCCGGATGCAACTTCTTTAGCACAATGTGAGGCGTTGGGAAGGCAATTGCGCTAA
- a CDS encoding DUF2325 domain-containing protein, translated as MSVMVVGGDYLGVIEKNLYSLGVTKLVHIDGRKPMKRNRLNIPKQISCVLVFTDYVNHNIVKIVKDAAKTQGIPSFFTKRSWGAMEAASMHDELLKLQEAN; from the coding sequence ATGTCGGTAATGGTGGTTGGAGGCGATTATTTAGGGGTAATTGAAAAAAATCTTTATTCTTTGGGAGTCACTAAGCTAGTTCATATCGATGGGCGCAAACCTATGAAAAGAAACCGCTTAAACATTCCCAAACAAATTTCCTGTGTTTTGGTGTTTACTGATTATGTGAATCATAATATCGTGAAAATTGTTAAAGATGCAGCTAAAACACAAGGAATCCCTTCTTTCTTTACAAAACGCTCTTGGGGAGCGATGGAGGCGGCTTCTATGCACGATGAATTGCTAAAGCTGCAAGAGGCGAATTAA
- a CDS encoding DMT family transporter translates to MSSVTRLQGLALLFATAVLWSTSGIGIKWVDWHPLAIAGARSGIAAIVVWAAFRKTELYWNRSLVIGGIANALTVLLFVSATKMTTAANAILLQYTYPVFVAVLGMMFLQEKPRRADWLTMGTICAGMVLFFQEQMSPGRLEGNVLAIGSGVTMAVMVVALRRQKEGSPWGSVVLGNVLAALCGLPFFFDGGPGKEGWLVLIALGVVQLGLSHVLYSIAIKQVTALEASIVTMIEPLLNPIWVFLLLGEQPGMWSLGGGGIILTAVAVRYALPELRRKLR, encoded by the coding sequence GTGAGTAGTGTAACGCGCTTGCAGGGGTTGGCTTTGTTATTTGCGACAGCGGTGTTGTGGAGCACCAGCGGTATAGGAATAAAATGGGTGGATTGGCATCCCTTGGCGATTGCCGGAGCGCGTAGCGGTATTGCGGCTATCGTAGTTTGGGCGGCGTTTCGCAAAACGGAGCTATATTGGAACCGGTCGTTAGTTATCGGCGGTATTGCCAATGCGCTTACGGTTCTTCTTTTTGTGTCCGCTACCAAGATGACAACGGCAGCTAACGCTATTTTGTTGCAGTATACCTATCCCGTATTTGTCGCCGTGCTGGGAATGATGTTTTTGCAGGAGAAGCCGCGCCGGGCGGATTGGCTGACTATGGGAACTATCTGCGCCGGTATGGTGCTGTTTTTTCAGGAGCAAATGTCCCCGGGACGCTTAGAGGGAAATGTACTGGCTATTGGCAGCGGCGTGACTATGGCCGTAATGGTGGTAGCGCTGCGCAGGCAGAAGGAAGGATCTCCCTGGGGGTCGGTGGTGTTGGGGAACGTGCTGGCTGCGTTATGCGGCTTGCCTTTTTTCTTTGACGGCGGGCCTGGGAAGGAAGGCTGGCTGGTGCTAATCGCCTTAGGCGTGGTACAGCTTGGCTTGTCCCATGTGTTGTATTCTATCGCGATTAAGCAGGTAACCGCCTTAGAGGCGTCCATTGTTACCATGATAGAACCTTTGCTCAATCCCATCTGGGTATTTTTACTCTTAGGAGAGCAGCCTGGCATGTGGTCATTAGGAGGCGGCGGCATTATATTGACGGCAGTGGCGGTGCGATACGCGCTGCCGGAGTTGAGACGAAAGCTGCGCTAA
- a CDS encoding sensor domain-containing diguanylate cyclase, translated as MSKKWRRLPSRVWQGLSMRKKLGLVFAVLTVAPLLLTTFLTWQSYGKAMQETVVERNRQLAEQIGSDLEWVFAEKMRLLRMMAKTAAVRSMDAERQNEALRQMVLQYPDIQLAVVADAQGHQIARWDGRMEEAQTISYWDRPYYTEVLNTGNTAISDVLLAKSTQKMGIVVAEPIMVNGRIEGVLIVNIELRSLLNRIGATTVGDSGYAYVVNRHGRMIMHPDLGLIAEGVDASALRPVQEVLAEHNGSLEYEDAKGTVLLASYRFAPTTRMGVVVQQPLQEAMEPVAVLKWVVLVIALLSSALAAAGALELARTMAKPLVRISEATRRLAAGDLSFRLPVTSKDEIGQLAANFNDMTEQLLHRDEALSHIQGELERKVALRTRELQALNEELRRISRADGLTGLANRRYFDEFLQREWLRARRSQECMALIMIDVDEFKSYNDYYGHLRGDDCLRCIGAALVQTVKRSSDLVARYGGEEFAVVLPETTEEGALEVAVQIQQAVAAACIRHERSHSGDFITVSMGIATFTPQGDTTHQELVAVADQALYQAKRQGRNCICIGSH; from the coding sequence GTGAGCAAAAAGTGGCGGCGCCTGCCAAGCCGGGTTTGGCAGGGTCTGAGTATGCGGAAAAAATTAGGCTTGGTCTTTGCTGTTTTGACGGTAGCGCCCTTGCTGTTGACCACTTTTTTGACATGGCAATCGTATGGGAAAGCTATGCAGGAAACGGTAGTGGAACGGAATCGCCAGTTAGCGGAGCAGATAGGTTCTGATCTGGAGTGGGTTTTTGCGGAAAAAATGCGCTTACTGCGGATGATGGCAAAAACCGCTGCGGTTCGCTCCATGGATGCGGAGCGGCAAAATGAAGCGCTGCGTCAAATGGTGCTGCAGTATCCGGATATACAGCTGGCTGTGGTGGCGGATGCCCAGGGCCATCAGATCGCACGTTGGGATGGACGGATGGAAGAAGCGCAGACCATTTCCTATTGGGATCGGCCTTATTACACAGAAGTTTTGAATACGGGAAATACAGCCATTTCCGATGTGCTGCTGGCGAAAAGTACGCAGAAAATGGGAATTGTTGTAGCAGAGCCTATCATGGTAAATGGTCGTATTGAGGGAGTATTGATCGTTAATATCGAGCTTCGCTCGCTGCTGAACCGTATTGGAGCGACAACGGTAGGAGATTCAGGCTACGCCTATGTGGTAAACCGCCACGGGCGTATGATCATGCATCCCGATTTGGGCCTGATAGCCGAAGGGGTGGACGCATCGGCTTTGCGGCCCGTGCAAGAAGTGTTGGCGGAGCATAATGGTTCCCTTGAATATGAGGATGCAAAAGGCACTGTGTTGTTGGCCAGCTATCGATTTGCACCGACGACCCGCATGGGAGTTGTGGTGCAGCAACCGTTGCAGGAGGCGATGGAGCCGGTTGCCGTCTTGAAATGGGTAGTCTTGGTCATTGCCTTGCTTTCATCCGCATTGGCAGCGGCAGGAGCGCTTGAGTTGGCGCGCACCATGGCTAAGCCGCTGGTGCGTATTTCCGAGGCTACGCGCCGTTTGGCAGCTGGCGATTTGAGCTTTCGCTTGCCGGTAACAAGCAAGGATGAAATCGGGCAATTGGCGGCTAATTTTAACGACATGACCGAGCAGCTATTGCATCGTGACGAGGCTTTAAGTCATATTCAAGGAGAATTGGAGCGGAAGGTAGCGCTGCGTACACGAGAATTGCAAGCGTTAAATGAAGAGTTACGGCGCATTTCCCGGGCTGACGGCTTGACGGGCTTGGCTAATCGACGCTATTTTGATGAGTTTCTACAGCGTGAATGGCTGCGGGCCAGACGAAGCCAAGAATGCATGGCGTTAATCATGATCGATGTGGATGAGTTCAAAAGCTATAATGATTATTATGGACATTTGCGCGGTGATGACTGCTTGCGTTGCATCGGGGCGGCGTTGGTGCAAACCGTCAAACGCAGCAGTGACTTGGTAGCGCGTTATGGCGGCGAGGAGTTTGCCGTGGTTTTACCAGAAACGACAGAAGAGGGGGCCTTGGAGGTGGCGGTGCAGATTCAACAGGCTGTGGCCGCTGCCTGCATTCGCCACGAACGTTCCCATAGCGGCGATTTCATTACCGTTAGTATGGGCATCGCCACGTTTACGCCGCAAGGAGATACAACGCATCAAGAGCTTGTTGCTGTGGCGGACCAGGCCCTGTACCAGGCTAAGCGGCAGGGGCGAAATTGTATTTGCATCGGGAGCCACTAG